In Rhineura floridana isolate rRhiFlo1 chromosome 4, rRhiFlo1.hap2, whole genome shotgun sequence, the sequence ATGGTTTTTACCATAAGAGCACATGGTAAACCTACTGCAAACAGCTCTTTTCAGTATCATATACAGTATAATATTACTGCAAGACATATTTAATCTTAATAATATTTGTTTTCACTGTAAAAAAATGTCTCCCACAGTAAAGAAATCTCACGTGTTTGTTTCAAGCATTTTGTTCATTCTGAAATAATCTACACTTGCACTGATCAAAGCACTGTTTGCTGTATTTCTAACACTTCACTTTCCTGCTTTTCCTAGCTCCACAAAgactcttaaaacaaaacaaagaagatATCAAACACTTTTTACTGTCCTTGAAAACCACTGCTTCTTAAAAATCTGCTCTATTTTCCTAAAATTCTACTTCCCTGTTGCCATGGAGAAGGTCCAGTACATAACCCGCTCTGCTATAAGGAGAGCTTCAACCATTGAAGTGAACCCACAAACGCGCCAAAGGCTTCAAGAGCTC encodes:
- the PLN gene encoding cardiac phospholamban translates to MLSSTKTLKTKQRRYQTLFTVLENHCFLKICSIFLKFYFPVAMEKVQYITRSAIRRASTIEVNPQTRQRLQELFVNFCLILICLLLICIIVMLL